A window of Juglans regia cultivar Chandler chromosome 7, Walnut 2.0, whole genome shotgun sequence contains these coding sequences:
- the LOC109003526 gene encoding sphingoid long-chain bases kinase 2, mitochondrial codes for MPSFCYQIALGRVGLAMAKPSIFRVDLQPTAPHLSTDSPSSTSPRRDIVFVVNPRGANGRTGKEWKKLLPYLRSRLGGDCNICESMTSGPSHAVDITREAIQDGADAVIAVGGDGTLHEVVNGFFWDGKPIANHGELACSTALGIIPLGTGSDFARTFGWKNDPHEAIERIAKGLRSRIDIGVISTERGELHYFINVADIHLSAKAGFYASRYKRYGNLCYVLGALQAFMGHHNKDLRIRVNEGEWEVCSQVTALCIGNAKYFGGGMKITPNADPCSGSLEVVILQDFKWYDFIFKLHKLYWGTHLLVKNVSSRSVHSIEVEDLSGSGSIYIQSDGEHLGFLPRKVCVLPAAIELIC; via the exons ATGCCCAGTTTCTGCTATCAGATAGCATTGGGAAGAGTGGGACTCGCAATGGCTAAACCCTCCATTTTCAGAGTTGACCTACAACCCACGGCACCTCATCTCTCCACCGATTCGCCCTCCTCCACTTCTCCCCGCCGCGACATCGTTTTCGTCGTCAACCCtcgag GTGCAAATGGTAGAACGGGAAAGGAATGGAAGAAATTACTTCCGTATCTAAGGTCCCGCCTCGGTGGAGACTGCAAT ATATGCGAATCCATGACTTCGGGTCCTTCTCATGCAGTAGACATAACGAGGGAG GCCATACAGGATGGTGCCGATGCTGTGATTGCAGTTGGAGGTGACGGAACTCTCCATGAG GTTGTTAATGGCTTCTTCTGGGATGGAAAACCTATTGCTAATCATGGAGAGCTAGCTTGCTCAACTGCACTTGGT ATCATACCCTTAGGGACTGGATCTGATTTTGCCAGAACATTTGGCTG GAAAAATGATCCTCATGAAGCCATTGAGCGCATAGCTAAAG GACTGAGATCAAGGATAGATATTGGGGTTATCAGTACAGAAAGAGGAGAATTACATTACTTTATAAATGTTGCCGACATTCATTT GAGTGCAAAAGCAGGTTTTTATGCCTCTAGATACAAGAGATATGGAAATTTATGCTATGTTCTTGGTGCCTTGCAAGCCTTTATGGGGCACCATAACAAAGACTTAAGAATCAGG GTCAATGAGGGTGAGTGGGAAGTATGTTCTCAAGTGACGGCCCTTTGCATAGGAAATGCTAAATATTTTGGAGGTGGCATGAAGATTACACCAAATGCTGACCCTTGCAGTGGAAGTTTAGAG GTTGTGATCCTCCAGGACTTCAAGTGGTACGACTTTATCTTTAAACTACACAAGCTTTACTGGGGAACCCATTTATTGGTGAAAAATGTATCTTCAAGAAG TGTGCATTCTATTGAAGTGGAGGACCTCTCAGGCAGTGGCAGCATATACATTCAATCTGATGGGGAACATTTAGGGTTTCTTCCAAGGAAGGTTTGTGTTTTACCTGCTGCCATTGAGTTGATATGCTGA
- the LOC109003528 gene encoding uncharacterized protein LOC109003528: MTTVLSFASITPHLNSQRRCIVFRPNYCPKTYRFQCNGENPTSNSSTSKESEPENALLKVAWYGSELLGIAASFFRSPSNVEAPERVLELAGDGSGLVDRAQVVETIKDDFERSYFVTGNLTLDAYVEDCEFADPAGSFKGLRRFKRNCTNFGSLIEKSNMKLMKWEDFEDKGIGHWRFSCILSFPWKPILSATGYTEYYFDAQSGKVCRHVEHWNVPKMTLLKQILRPSRGLWRKRIGA, encoded by the exons atgaCAACTGTTCTTTCCTTTGCTTCCATCACTCCACACCTCAACTCCCAACGCCGCTGTATCGTTTTCCGCCCAAACTACTGTCCCAAAACATACAGATTCCAATGCAATGGAGAGAACCCAACGAGCAATTCTTCAACTAGTAAAGAATCTGAACCCGAGAATGCGTTGCTCAAGGTTGCTTGGTATGGCTCTGAACTCTTGGGAATTGCTGCTTCGTTTTTCCGTTCCCCATCAAACGTTGAAGCTCCTGAAAGAGTTCTTGAGCTTGCTGGAGATGGGTCGGGACTGGTTGATCGTGCCCAAGTCGTGGAGACTATCAAAGACGACTTTGAAAGATCATACTTCGTCACAG GGAACCTTACACTTGATGCTTATGTAGAGGATTGCGAATTTGCGGATCCAGCAGGTTCCTTTAAAGGGCTTCGCCGTTTCAAAAGGAATTGTACAAATTTTGGATCCCTTATAGAGAAGTCAAATATGAAGCTTATGAAGTGGGAAGATTTTGAG GATAAGGGAATAGGGCATTGGCGATTCAGCTGTATCCTGTCATTTCCTTGGAAGCCTATTCTTTCTG CAACCGGATATACCGAGTATTACTTTGATGCACAATCTGGAAAAGTATGCAG GCACGTGGAGCACTGGAATGTTCCCAAGATGACTTTACTTAAGCAAATTTTGAGGCCTAGCCGGGGGTTATGGCGTAAAAGAATAGGTGCTTAA